One Argonema galeatum A003/A1 genomic region harbors:
- a CDS encoding alpha/beta fold hydrolase: MTTSLHWEQRVGSQRDWVWRGWQTRYTYMLPTQSAKSGTTLILLHGFGTSIGHWRHNLTVLSQSHPVYALDMLGFGASEKALAKYNVSLWVEQVYDFWRTFIGQPVVLVGNSIGSLVSLAAAAAHPEMVKGIVMMSLPDPSVEEEMIPSPLRPLVAGIKSIVASPWVLKTLFYWVRGQGRVRSWAALAYANPEAITDELVDILVGPAQDRGSAQAFAAILKAMTSSKFGPSVKSLLPNLKIPMLLIWGGQDRMVPRSLACQFRQYNPNLEVIELDNAGHCPHDECPLQVNQLILDWVEARCGNASQLDSTPMPSAVNRY, encoded by the coding sequence GTGACAACTTCCCTGCACTGGGAACAACGGGTTGGAAGTCAACGGGACTGGGTTTGGCGGGGCTGGCAAACGCGATATACATATATGCTGCCTACCCAGTCTGCCAAGAGTGGGACGACCTTAATCCTACTGCATGGATTCGGGACTTCTATTGGCCACTGGCGACACAATTTGACGGTGCTGAGTCAGTCTCACCCAGTTTACGCCCTGGATATGCTGGGGTTCGGCGCTTCCGAGAAAGCACTGGCGAAATATAATGTATCACTTTGGGTAGAGCAGGTCTACGACTTCTGGCGGACTTTTATCGGGCAGCCGGTTGTGTTGGTTGGCAATTCTATCGGTTCTCTGGTGTCTCTGGCAGCGGCGGCAGCCCATCCTGAAATGGTAAAGGGTATTGTGATGATGAGTCTGCCCGATCCATCGGTGGAAGAGGAAATGATTCCCTCACCATTGCGTCCGCTCGTTGCTGGGATTAAAAGCATAGTTGCTTCGCCGTGGGTACTCAAAACCCTTTTCTATTGGGTTAGAGGTCAAGGTCGAGTTCGCAGCTGGGCAGCTCTAGCTTATGCCAATCCCGAAGCTATTACTGACGAACTTGTCGATATCTTGGTTGGCCCTGCACAAGACCGGGGTTCCGCCCAAGCCTTCGCCGCCATCCTGAAAGCGATGACCAGTTCAAAGTTCGGCCCCAGTGTCAAGTCATTGTTGCCAAACTTAAAGATTCCTATGCTCTTGATCTGGGGTGGACAAGACCGGATGGTGCCTCGCAGTTTGGCCTGTCAGTTCAGACAGTACAACCCCAATTTGGAAGTCATTGAGTTAGACAATGCCGGTCACTGTCCTCACGATGAATGCCCTCTTCAGGTTAACCAATTGATTTTGGACTGGGTAGAAGCCCGGTGTGGAAACGCCAGTCAGCTCGATTCGACACCGATGCCTTCCGCAGTTAACAGATATTAG
- the ilvN gene encoding acetolactate synthase small subunit gives MKHTISVLVEDEAGVLSRIAGLFARRGFNIESLAVGPAEQMGISRITMVVPGDDRVIEQLTKQLYKLINVLKVQDITETPCVERELMLLKVNASSTNRSEIIELAHIFRARVVDVAEESLTLEVVGDPGKMVAIVQVLQKFGLREIARTGKIALTRESGVNTEFLKSLEAKIS, from the coding sequence ATGAAACATACCATTTCGGTTTTAGTTGAAGATGAAGCCGGTGTCCTGAGCCGGATTGCTGGTCTGTTTGCCCGCCGCGGCTTTAATATTGAAAGTCTGGCAGTTGGCCCAGCAGAGCAGATGGGAATCTCTCGTATTACGATGGTCGTTCCTGGCGATGACCGGGTAATCGAGCAACTTACCAAACAACTTTACAAGCTGATTAACGTCCTCAAGGTGCAGGATATCACCGAAACCCCTTGTGTAGAGCGAGAGTTGATGCTGCTAAAAGTGAACGCCAGTAGCACCAACCGTTCAGAAATTATTGAACTGGCTCATATTTTTAGGGCGCGGGTGGTGGATGTGGCTGAGGAGTCTCTCACTTTGGAAGTAGTAGGAGATCCTGGTAAGATGGTGGCGATCGTCCAAGTGCTGCAAAAATTTGGCCTTCGCGAAATTGCTCGCACTGGAAAAATTGCCCTCACTCGCGAGTCAGGTGTCAATACTGAGTTTCTCAAGTCTTTGGAAGCAAAGATTTCCTGA
- a CDS encoding ABC transporter permease, whose product MMKTQEQRSRGAQGQRKIEKSTQIRPRKVSLLEVVTMAVEALWSNRLRTSLTMLGVIIGIASVIAVTSVGQGVQKATEQQIQALGTNVMLVLTGAARTGGISQGFGSASTLTWEDAQAIAKQVPAAQAVTAYLQRNVQVVYGDRNISTTILGVDLKYPEVKEIQPQSGQFFTQEDMDNAEPVVVLGSKVKSDLFASGEPAVGASIRIQSGRYRVVGVMVSKGSVGGLDQDDRIYIPLTNMSARIVGNNALNGTAISGFWLKAQDQIQLEAAQFQVTNLLRIRHNIYPPKPDDFRISNQIDIINTFSSVVGLFTVLVSAIAGISLVVGGIGIANIMLVSVVERTREIGIRKALGATNSAVLSQFLAEAILVSLLGGAIGVAIGVGLAFTASKAFSFPFVVSLWSVFAGIGLALGVGLVAGVIPARNAAQLDPIAALRSD is encoded by the coding sequence ATGATGAAAACACAGGAACAGCGGAGCAGAGGGGCCCAGGGGCAGAGGAAGATCGAGAAATCGACTCAAATTCGTCCCAGGAAGGTTTCCCTGCTGGAAGTGGTGACAATGGCGGTGGAAGCGCTATGGAGCAATCGCTTACGCACGAGTTTGACAATGCTGGGGGTGATCATCGGTATTGCTTCGGTGATTGCGGTGACATCGGTTGGACAGGGAGTGCAAAAGGCAACAGAACAACAGATTCAGGCATTGGGAACGAATGTGATGCTGGTACTGACAGGGGCAGCGCGTACTGGCGGTATCAGTCAAGGATTTGGTTCGGCAAGTACGCTGACTTGGGAAGATGCCCAAGCGATCGCAAAACAAGTGCCTGCGGCGCAAGCGGTGACTGCTTACTTGCAGAGAAATGTACAGGTTGTATATGGCGATCGCAATATCTCTACCACTATCCTGGGAGTTGACCTGAAATATCCCGAAGTGAAGGAAATACAGCCCCAGTCAGGGCAGTTCTTCACCCAAGAAGATATGGATAATGCAGAACCTGTTGTTGTGCTGGGTAGCAAAGTCAAAAGCGATTTGTTTGCTTCGGGAGAGCCTGCGGTTGGTGCTAGTATTCGGATTCAGAGCGGACGCTACAGAGTGGTTGGAGTGATGGTGTCCAAAGGCTCGGTGGGAGGACTGGATCAGGACGATCGAATCTACATTCCCCTGACCAATATGTCCGCTCGAATTGTGGGTAATAACGCCCTTAATGGTACGGCAATCAGCGGATTTTGGTTGAAAGCACAAGACCAAATCCAACTGGAAGCAGCACAGTTTCAGGTGACGAACTTGTTGCGAATTCGCCACAATATTTATCCGCCCAAACCGGATGATTTTCGCATCAGCAATCAGATAGATATTATTAATACTTTCAGCAGTGTGGTGGGATTGTTCACGGTTTTGGTAAGTGCGATCGCAGGAATTTCTCTAGTTGTTGGAGGTATCGGTATTGCCAATATTATGCTGGTTTCTGTTGTGGAACGTACCCGCGAAATCGGTATCCGCAAAGCGCTTGGAGCTACCAACAGCGCTGTTTTGAGTCAATTTCTGGCTGAAGCGATTTTGGTGTCTCTGCTGGGAGGTGCGATTGGAGTTGCGATCGGTGTGGGTCTTGCTTTTACTGCCTCTAAGGCGTTTAGTTTTCCCTTTGTCGTCTCCCTCTGGTCGGTGTTTGCCGGAATTGGCCTCGCTTTGGGTGTGGGGCTGGTTGCAGGGGTTATTCCGGCTCGGAATGCGGCACAGCTCGATCCGATCGCAGCGTTACGGAGTGATTAG
- a CDS encoding RNA-guided endonuclease InsQ/TnpB family protein, whose translation MQLVEKHIIDRNHWLYKQLDNLCFLSKNLFNYANYLIRQKFILSEEYLDYYKIQKLCQGTTDYLALPAKVSQQVLLRLHESWKSFFEATKEYSLHPEKFKARPKIPRYKHKTLGRNVLTYTAQAISKQWLNKGIINLSKINIFLTTKVSQVNQVRIVPKTYHDAVEVVDEQKSGNQSSSGVEVIAGIDIGLNNLARITSNQKRFLPLIINGKPRKSINAYYHKKKTVLQSYLKGERKTSIKIEQLTHKRNVKVDNNLHNASRFIVNYLAANRIGTLGIGKNDEWKQEKNLGRRNHQNFVAIPHARFIEMLTYKAELAGIVVKVIEESYTTKCSFLDNEPCVKHSEYKGKRIKRGLFRAGDGRLINADVNGSANIIRKAFPNAYAEGIQGVVVRPVRVTPYKMVVRGKCNICL comes from the coding sequence ATGCAGCTAGTTGAAAAGCACATTATCGATCGAAACCACTGGCTATACAAACAGCTAGATAATTTGTGTTTTCTTTCTAAGAATCTTTTCAACTACGCCAACTACCTAATCAGACAAAAATTTATCCTTTCAGAAGAATACCTCGACTATTACAAAATACAGAAACTATGTCAGGGAACGACTGACTATCTAGCATTACCAGCCAAAGTATCTCAGCAAGTATTATTGAGATTACATGAAAGCTGGAAATCATTCTTTGAAGCTACCAAGGAATATAGCCTACATCCAGAAAAATTCAAAGCCAGACCAAAAATCCCCAGATATAAACATAAGACATTAGGCAGAAATGTACTGACTTACACAGCGCAAGCCATCAGTAAACAATGGCTCAATAAAGGGATAATCAATCTGTCTAAGATCAACATATTTTTGACTACTAAAGTCAGCCAAGTAAATCAAGTCAGAATCGTCCCAAAAACTTACCATGACGCGGTCGAGGTAGTTGATGAGCAAAAGTCTGGAAATCAATCATCATCAGGTGTTGAAGTGATAGCAGGGATTGATATTGGCCTCAATAATTTAGCGAGAATTACATCCAATCAAAAGCGGTTTTTACCGCTCATAATAAATGGGAAACCCCGGAAATCAATTAATGCCTACTATCACAAAAAGAAGACAGTATTGCAGTCATACTTGAAGGGAGAGAGAAAGACATCAATCAAAATTGAACAATTAACTCACAAGCGAAATGTAAAAGTAGATAATAACCTGCATAATGCAAGTCGATTTATTGTCAATTATCTGGCAGCTAACCGAATCGGGACACTGGGAATTGGTAAAAACGATGAGTGGAAACAGGAAAAAAATCTGGGCAGACGCAATCATCAAAATTTCGTAGCAATACCTCATGCACGGTTTATTGAAATGCTGACTTATAAAGCAGAGTTAGCAGGAATTGTTGTGAAAGTTATTGAAGAAAGTTACACTACAAAGTGTTCTTTTTTAGATAATGAACCTTGTGTCAAGCATTCGGAGTACAAAGGTAAGCGAATTAAGCGAGGTTTGTTTCGTGCTGGTGATGGCAGACTGATTAATGCGGATGTGAATGGCAGTGCTAATATTATCAGAAAAGCATTTCCCAACGCTTATGCTGAGGGAATACAGGGCGTGGTAGTACGTCCAGTGAGGGTGACACCTTACAAAATGGTTGTCCGAGGCAAGTGTAATATTTGCCTATAA
- the infC gene encoding translation initiation factor IF-3, with translation MPVIEKRRPSNLPQINERIRFPKIRVIDTDGAQLGIMTPQDALSLAVEKELDLVLVSDKADPPVCRIMDYGKFKFEKEKKEREARKKQHTADVKEVKMRYKIEEHDYNVRIAHAKRFIQEGDKVKATVMFRGREIQHSDLAEELLNRMANDLQEVAEVQQAPKKEGRNMMMLLAPKK, from the coding sequence ATGCCTGTGATCGAAAAAAGACGCCCTAGCAATTTACCCCAAATCAACGAACGCATTCGATTTCCTAAAATTCGGGTTATTGATACCGATGGCGCGCAACTTGGGATCATGACCCCACAAGATGCTCTGTCCTTAGCGGTGGAAAAAGAACTGGATCTTGTCTTAGTTAGCGATAAGGCTGACCCTCCGGTTTGCCGGATCATGGACTACGGCAAGTTTAAGTTTGAGAAAGAAAAAAAAGAGCGAGAAGCCCGCAAAAAGCAGCATACTGCTGACGTCAAGGAAGTGAAGATGCGCTACAAGATTGAGGAACACGACTATAATGTACGGATAGCTCACGCGAAGCGCTTTATTCAGGAAGGAGATAAGGTTAAAGCGACCGTCATGTTCCGGGGTCGGGAAATTCAACACAGCGACTTAGCAGAAGAGCTGCTCAACCGAATGGCGAACGATTTGCAGGAGGTTGCGGAAGTCCAGCAAGCGCCCAAAAAAGAAGGACGCAACATGATGATGCTGCTAGCTCCTAAAAAATAA
- a CDS encoding efflux RND transporter periplasmic adaptor subunit, translating into SAQANLNKLLTGNRPQEIAQAQAQLVSAQANLRQTELIFNQNQQLYRAGAISRREVDSSRTSYDTAKAQVEQAHQALNLQQSGTRPEEIAQARAEVEQAKQALNLQQSGSRPEEILQARAEVEQAKQALNLQKSGTRPEEILQARAQVEQAKQVLELQRLGARPEEIEQARAQVMTAEGAMQTVQAQLNDTVIRAPFNGIVTRKFADPGSFVTPTTSGSSVSSATSSSILALASTNQIVAKVAETSIPKIKVGLSVTIEADAYPGQSFQGKVVQVATQSTVEQNVTNFEVKMSLDDPKNVLQVGMNVNVTFNVGTLENALVVPTIAIVRQEQGTGVYLVGEEEKENRRPKFQPITTGITVAGKTVVVSGVEEGDKVMISFPKGERPASRTPSLIPGMEPQRPGGGGSGGGGGRRGGG; encoded by the coding sequence TATCCGCACAAGCAAATCTTAACAAACTGCTAACAGGCAATCGCCCCCAGGAAATCGCCCAAGCACAAGCACAATTAGTATCCGCACAAGCAAATTTGCGACAGACGGAACTCATCTTCAATCAGAATCAGCAGCTTTATAGGGCAGGTGCAATCTCTCGGCGCGAAGTAGACAGCTCCCGCACATCCTACGATACTGCCAAAGCACAAGTCGAACAGGCTCATCAGGCATTAAACCTACAGCAGTCAGGCACCCGTCCAGAAGAAATTGCACAGGCACGCGCTGAGGTCGAACAGGCAAAACAGGCGCTAAACTTACAGCAGTCAGGTAGCCGTCCAGAAGAGATTTTACAGGCACGCGCTGAGGTCGAACAGGCAAAACAGGCGCTAAACTTACAGAAGTCAGGCACCCGTCCAGAAGAGATTTTACAGGCACGCGCTCAGGTCGAACAGGCAAAACAGGTATTGGAATTACAGCGCTTAGGTGCGCGTCCCGAAGAAATTGAACAGGCACGCGCTCAAGTGATGACTGCTGAGGGGGCAATGCAGACTGTCCAGGCGCAGCTTAACGATACCGTGATTCGCGCTCCTTTTAACGGCATTGTGACGCGGAAATTTGCCGATCCCGGTTCCTTCGTCACGCCGACTACCTCTGGTAGTTCGGTTTCCTCAGCTACTTCATCTTCTATTCTGGCACTAGCCTCGACTAACCAAATTGTTGCCAAAGTTGCTGAAACGAGTATCCCAAAAATCAAAGTCGGACTGAGCGTTACGATCGAAGCTGATGCCTATCCAGGTCAGTCTTTTCAGGGAAAGGTAGTGCAAGTTGCAACGCAGTCCACCGTAGAGCAGAACGTGACCAACTTTGAGGTCAAGATGTCCTTGGACGATCCCAAAAACGTCTTGCAGGTGGGCATGAACGTGAACGTGACGTTTAACGTTGGCACCCTGGAAAATGCACTGGTAGTTCCAACTATAGCGATCGTGCGGCAGGAACAGGGAACGGGCGTGTATTTGGTAGGCGAAGAAGAGAAAGAGAATCGCCGACCCAAATTTCAACCAATTACGACGGGCATAACGGTGGCGGGAAAGACGGTCGTTGTTTCCGGGGTAGAAGAAGGGGACAAAGTTATGATTAGTTTTCCCAAGGGAGAACGCCCAGCTTCTAGAACGCCCTCGTTAATCCCGGGGATGGAACCGCAAAGGCCGGGTGGCGGCGGAAGCGGTGGCGGCGGCGGAAGAAGAGGAGGGGGATGA
- a CDS encoding Npt1/Npt2 family nucleotide transporter: MKISNALPRASISRVLLQWLNLRPEESERTFLMFAVYTTTSVGLVWLEASTVALFLDQLGAEWLPWIYIASAGLGGALGLMSTWMQRTLPLRQFIVAIATLLAIPLLLFRLGLQVDSLGWLTVFLLPLWVDGAYALNHLNTSLTANQLFNIREIKRTFPLISSGSLVADVLSGFSLPLLLSIFGLNNIILLAAVMLVLGAVIVYYLSNRYQQSFPDSHPSNSRDFNEGGSTRKLAGPLRQYELLLYAFFVIAQVLLLLIDFQYLSQLELHLKPEQIASFLGLFSGIVGICELITQWFISSRVIERMGVFVTAMLPPAVMAILGLIPLAILIGTLLRVISLNGLELFIGLIVLKFVDELLRYTFVASTGSVLFQPIPDNLRGAVETKARGIAEPIATGFTGGAILAFLWFLHWQFPKMGETVRKEWLGWIVVIGIVIFALAWLLSVWLLRSRYVDLLVLSAQRGQLGSADVDLRVLRRAVVEVLERPAEEAEKRSCIELLSQIYSQDVGEILAPLLPQFSPALQRQSLEVMLNNPNPAYLNLVRALVESDPQPDVLAVALRYVWLTEPEPDLRQLRPYLGSEVNPMVRGTAASLLLRLGSATQKAEATSVLRRMLTHPEEQERVMGCRALGEAVYLQALRLQIPNLLRDKSLRVRCALLEAIAATRLDEYYPSLLRGLEYKSTREAALHALVRLENDAIPMLVGLATNIHKPDLVRRYAWDAIGQIGTIEAMSVLVSHLMTAWGNTRRQIVQILLKLPNDTGIESVLDRLGRSGVEMLIDQELMFMAQMYAARADLGPELKSREAELLERALALSCIDAIERCFLLMKFLYPLGAIQAAAFNLRSGSPSEMARGIEILDQTIDIPTKRILLTVLDRNSDPEKLQSLGALVVYQPLDESDRVRRLLSLRHFLSDWSLACCFHLARSARWNLTAEPTIACLRHPTGFVREAAIAYLRVASERALVELLPKLQQDPDRLVAAQVQEMMVELGIVKLH; this comes from the coding sequence ATGAAAATAAGTAATGCCTTGCCTCGCGCGAGTATTTCGCGAGTATTGCTGCAATGGCTAAATCTGCGTCCAGAAGAAAGCGAACGCACATTTCTAATGTTCGCAGTTTACACCACGACCTCAGTGGGACTGGTCTGGTTAGAGGCTAGCACAGTCGCGTTGTTCTTGGATCAGTTGGGAGCAGAGTGGTTGCCCTGGATTTATATTGCCAGTGCGGGACTGGGCGGTGCTTTGGGCCTAATGTCAACCTGGATGCAAAGAACTTTGCCGCTGCGCCAGTTTATTGTAGCGATCGCAACGCTGCTAGCTATCCCCCTACTTTTATTTCGTCTGGGGTTACAAGTTGACTCTTTGGGTTGGCTGACAGTGTTTTTGCTACCGCTGTGGGTAGATGGAGCCTACGCGCTCAATCACCTGAACACTTCACTTACAGCCAATCAGCTCTTTAATATCCGAGAAATTAAGCGCACGTTCCCCCTGATTAGCAGCGGCAGTTTGGTGGCAGACGTACTCAGCGGCTTTTCATTACCGCTGCTCCTTTCCATATTCGGGCTGAACAACATCATCCTGCTAGCAGCAGTAATGCTAGTCTTGGGGGCTGTAATTGTTTATTATCTGAGCAATCGCTACCAGCAGTCTTTTCCCGACTCTCACCCAAGTAACTCGAGAGACTTCAACGAGGGAGGTTCTACCCGTAAGTTGGCAGGCCCGCTACGGCAATACGAGTTACTTTTGTATGCGTTTTTTGTAATCGCCCAGGTATTGTTGTTGCTAATCGACTTTCAGTATCTATCTCAGTTGGAGCTGCATTTAAAACCCGAACAGATTGCCAGTTTCTTGGGTCTATTTAGTGGCATCGTCGGAATCTGCGAACTAATAACTCAATGGTTTATCTCCAGTCGGGTAATAGAGCGGATGGGTGTGTTTGTAACCGCTATGCTGCCACCCGCTGTGATGGCGATCCTGGGTTTAATCCCCTTGGCGATATTGATCGGGACTCTCTTGCGCGTAATATCCCTGAATGGTTTGGAATTGTTCATTGGTTTAATAGTGCTGAAATTTGTAGATGAACTCCTGCGTTACACCTTCGTTGCTAGCACTGGTTCTGTTCTATTCCAACCCATTCCTGATAACCTGCGCGGCGCTGTGGAGACGAAAGCCCGTGGGATTGCGGAACCGATAGCTACAGGCTTTACGGGAGGCGCAATCTTAGCCTTTCTTTGGTTTCTGCATTGGCAATTCCCCAAGATGGGAGAGACAGTCCGCAAGGAGTGGCTGGGTTGGATTGTCGTCATCGGAATAGTGATCTTCGCTTTGGCATGGCTGCTGTCGGTTTGGCTGTTGCGATCGCGCTATGTAGACCTGCTAGTCTTAAGCGCCCAAAGGGGACAGCTGGGGAGTGCTGATGTCGATTTGCGAGTCTTGAGGCGAGCAGTGGTAGAAGTGCTGGAACGTCCCGCAGAGGAGGCCGAAAAACGTTCTTGTATTGAACTTTTGAGCCAAATATACTCCCAGGATGTTGGGGAGATCCTAGCGCCTCTGCTACCTCAGTTTTCTCCCGCCTTGCAGCGTCAAAGCTTAGAGGTGATGCTCAACAACCCCAATCCCGCCTATCTCAACCTGGTTCGCGCCCTGGTAGAATCAGACCCTCAACCAGACGTTTTAGCCGTCGCTTTGCGCTACGTATGGCTAACCGAACCAGAGCCAGATTTGCGTCAGTTGAGACCCTATCTGGGATCGGAGGTCAATCCAATGGTGCGGGGCACTGCTGCTTCCCTACTTTTGCGGCTGGGAAGTGCTACACAAAAGGCAGAAGCCACATCTGTCTTGCGGCGGATGCTAACTCATCCAGAAGAACAAGAACGGGTGATGGGTTGTCGGGCGCTGGGGGAGGCAGTGTATTTGCAGGCGCTGAGACTCCAAATTCCCAATTTGTTGCGAGATAAGTCGTTGCGGGTACGCTGTGCTTTGCTGGAGGCGATCGCGGCAACGCGCCTGGATGAGTACTATCCCTCCCTGCTACGAGGGCTGGAATACAAGTCTACCCGCGAGGCTGCCCTGCACGCTTTAGTGCGACTGGAAAACGACGCTATTCCTATGCTGGTAGGACTGGCGACAAATATTCACAAACCGGATTTGGTCAGGCGCTACGCCTGGGATGCGATCGGTCAGATTGGCACGATCGAAGCCATGAGCGTTTTAGTGTCTCATCTGATGACTGCCTGGGGAAACACCAGACGCCAGATAGTCCAAATTTTGCTGAAGCTGCCCAATGACACCGGAATTGAAAGCGTGCTAGACCGGCTGGGCCGCAGCGGGGTAGAAATGTTAATCGACCAGGAACTTATGTTTATGGCTCAGATGTACGCCGCTAGGGCAGACCTGGGTCCTGAACTGAAATCCCGCGAAGCGGAACTGCTGGAAAGGGCACTTGCGCTTAGCTGCATTGATGCTATTGAGCGTTGTTTTCTGCTGATGAAGTTTTTGTATCCGCTTGGGGCTATTCAGGCGGCAGCTTTCAATTTGCGATCGGGTTCCCCATCTGAGATGGCACGCGGGATAGAAATATTAGATCAGACGATCGATATTCCCACTAAACGTATATTGCTCACGGTTCTCGATCGCAACTCCGATCCCGAAAAACTGCAAAGTCTGGGGGCGCTAGTTGTCTATCAACCTTTGGATGAGTCCGATCGCGTCCGTCGATTGCTATCTTTGCGGCACTTTCTGTCAGACTGGTCTCTAGCTTGCTGTTTTCATTTGGCTAGATCTGCCCGCTGGAATTTGACGGCTGAACCTACCATAGCTTGTCTGCGTCATCCCACTGGTTTTGTGCGGGAAGCTGCTATAGCTTACCTGAGAGTTGCGTCGGAACGTGCCCTGGTGGAACTGCTACCCAAACTCCAACAAGATCCCGATCGCTTGGTAGCCGCTCAAGTGCAGGAGATGATGGTGGAGTTAGGTATTGTAAAACTTCATTGA
- a CDS encoding zinc-dependent alcohol dehydrogenase family protein, whose translation MKAVLMTAAGDPEVLQVQQIENPAVPVGDTELLVRLRAAGVNPIDTKLRQRGTFYPDKMPAILGCDGAGIVETVGAAVKRFRVGDEVYFCYGGLGDRYGNYAEYIVVEERYVAPKPTSLSFAEAAAAPLVLITAWEALYDRGGLEAGRKVLIHAGAGGVGHVAIQLAKLRGAKVCTTVGSESKAEFVRKLGADKVILYKQTDFVEATLDWTQGEGVDLALDTVGGETFYKTVPTVQVYGDLITILEPDPTLGNFKTARLRNLRISLELMLTPMLQGLFEAQKHQGKILEECARLIDRGNLKIHLGKTFPLEAAADAHRLLETGSIAGKISLLID comes from the coding sequence GTGAAAGCAGTCTTAATGACAGCCGCCGGAGATCCCGAAGTCCTGCAAGTGCAACAAATCGAAAACCCAGCCGTTCCTGTTGGAGACACGGAACTTTTGGTACGATTGCGAGCAGCAGGCGTCAACCCTATTGACACAAAACTACGGCAACGGGGCACTTTCTATCCAGATAAAATGCCAGCTATCTTAGGATGTGATGGTGCTGGTATCGTCGAAACAGTCGGTGCTGCGGTCAAGCGCTTTCGTGTTGGCGACGAAGTATATTTTTGCTATGGTGGATTGGGCGATCGCTACGGCAACTATGCTGAGTATATTGTTGTAGAAGAGCGGTATGTCGCCCCTAAACCCACCTCCCTCTCTTTTGCCGAAGCAGCCGCAGCCCCCCTAGTTTTAATTACAGCTTGGGAAGCGTTATACGATCGCGGCGGTTTGGAAGCTGGACGAAAAGTTTTAATTCACGCCGGTGCTGGTGGCGTCGGTCATGTAGCGATACAATTGGCAAAACTGCGAGGTGCCAAAGTTTGTACCACTGTTGGTTCCGAGTCAAAAGCCGAATTCGTTCGCAAGCTCGGTGCAGATAAAGTAATTCTCTACAAGCAAACCGATTTCGTCGAAGCCACATTAGACTGGACTCAAGGAGAAGGAGTAGACCTCGCCTTAGACACAGTAGGCGGCGAAACTTTCTACAAAACTGTTCCAACCGTACAGGTTTACGGCGATCTCATCACAATTTTAGAGCCAGATCCAACCCTGGGTAATTTTAAGACAGCTAGATTGCGAAATCTCAGAATTAGCCTGGAACTGATGCTAACGCCGATGTTGCAAGGGCTCTTTGAAGCACAAAAACATCAAGGTAAGATTCTAGAAGAATGTGCGCGTTTAATCGATCGAGGTAACCTCAAAATTCACCTTGGCAAAACCTTCCCCTTAGAAGCAGCAGCCGACGCCCACCGCTTGCTGGAAACAGGCTCGATCGCAGGTAAAATCTCCCTCCTGATCGACTAG
- a CDS encoding BON domain-containing protein → MGWLKRLFGMEKPADAQTNPAPVESAPDGGEISPERVGLSGEYDQSGLAKRVALAFDQDSELADIDRLWVAQTGGTVVLKGEVPSQQILNKMVSVANNVNGATNVDTDQVQIG, encoded by the coding sequence ATGGGTTGGTTAAAGCGCCTATTTGGAATGGAAAAACCCGCTGATGCTCAGACAAATCCTGCACCAGTTGAGTCTGCCCCCGATGGTGGAGAAATTTCTCCAGAGCGAGTGGGATTGAGTGGTGAGTACGACCAAAGTGGTTTAGCCAAGCGAGTCGCCCTCGCTTTTGACCAAGACTCGGAACTAGCTGATATCGATCGTCTTTGGGTAGCTCAGACTGGCGGTACTGTAGTTTTAAAGGGAGAAGTTCCCAGTCAGCAAATTCTCAACAAGATGGTTTCCGTCGCCAACAACGTCAACGGCGCAACAAATGTAGATACTGACCAGGTTCAGATTGGCTAG
- a CDS encoding biotin/lipoyl-binding protein: MKLDDRSVDKDGVELIKDPPKFKLRVPKWLLGLLVLGLLAGGGYIAYTQMTTAQRQEARRRIQTVTVERANLPISISANGTVQPERSVNVSPKNSGVLKELLVKEGDRVNTGQILAYMDNSNSQGQLTQAKAQLTSAQANLNKLLAGNRPQEIAQAQAQLVSAQANLNKLLAGNRPQEIAQAQAQL, encoded by the coding sequence GTGAAGTTAGATGATCGTTCCGTAGATAAAGACGGAGTTGAACTTATAAAAGATCCCCCTAAGTTCAAACTCAGGGTGCCGAAATGGTTACTAGGGCTTCTGGTTCTTGGTTTGTTAGCTGGTGGAGGCTATATTGCATATACTCAGATGACAACCGCTCAGCGCCAGGAAGCGAGACGCCGAATTCAAACGGTAACCGTGGAACGTGCTAATTTGCCTATATCGATTTCTGCCAATGGTACCGTGCAACCGGAGCGATCGGTCAATGTCAGTCCGAAGAACTCTGGGGTACTAAAAGAATTGTTGGTCAAAGAGGGCGATCGCGTCAATACAGGGCAAATTCTCGCCTACATGGATAACTCAAATTCCCAGGGACAACTGACTCAAGCAAAGGCTCAACTGACATCCGCACAAGCAAATCTTAACAAACTGCTAGCAGGCAATCGTCCCCAGGAAATCGCCCAGGCACAAGCACAATTAGTATCCGCACAAGCAAATCTTAACAAACTGCTAGCAGGCAATCGTCCCCAGGAAATCGCCCAGGCACAAGCACAATTAG